In a single window of the uncultured Dysgonomonas sp. genome:
- the rpmC gene encoding 50S ribosomal protein L29 — MKIAEVRELSDKELKERLDAERIALNQLVLNHSVSPLDAPTKIKEKRRDIARFLTEIRHRELKNK, encoded by the coding sequence ATGAAAATTGCAGAAGTAAGAGAACTTTCGGACAAAGAATTGAAAGAAAGATTAGATGCTGAAAGAATAGCATTAAACCAATTGGTGTTAAACCACAGTGTATCTCCATTGGATGCTCCGACTAAGATTAAAGAAAAACGTCGCGATATCGCACGTTTCTTAACAGAGATCCGCCACAGAGAACTAAAAAATAAATAA
- the rpsH gene encoding 30S ribosomal protein S8, producing the protein MTDPIADYLTRVRNAIMAGHRVVEIPASNLKKEITKILLEKGYILNYKFVEEGPQGSIKIALKYDPVNKVNAIKKLIRVSSPGLRKYVGYKDLPRVLNGLGIAVVSTSKGVMTDKEARELKVGGEVMCYVY; encoded by the coding sequence ATGACAGATCCAATAGCAGATTATTTGACGCGTGTAAGAAACGCCATCATGGCTGGACACAGAGTTGTAGAAATTCCGGCGTCAAATTTGAAAAAAGAGATTACAAAAATTCTCTTGGAAAAAGGCTACATACTTAACTATAAGTTTGTAGAAGAAGGACCTCAAGGCTCTATCAAAATAGCTTTGAAATACGATCCTGTAAATAAAGTGAACGCGATTAAGAAATTAATCCGTGTTTCGTCTCCAGGTCTTCGTAAATATGTAGGGTATAAAGATTTGCCTCGTGTCCTTAACGGACTGGGTATAGCTGTAGTATCTACCTCAAAAGGAGTGATGACAGACAAAGAAGCTCGCGAGCTGAAAGTCGGCGGCGAAGTAATGTGTTATGTTTATTAA
- the rplE gene encoding 50S ribosomal protein L5 yields the protein MSNTTTLRTDYKDRIVASLMKEFGYKSSMQVPVLKKIVINQGLGIAVADKKIIETAINEITTITGQKAVATYSKKDISNFKLRKKMPIGVMVTLRHDRMYEFLERLVRVALPRIRDFKGIESKLDGRGNYTLGIQEQIIFPEINIDNISRILGMNITFVTSAKTDEEGYALLREFGLPFKNAKKELI from the coding sequence ATGAGCAATACAACAACTCTTAGAACAGATTATAAAGACCGTATTGTAGCTTCTTTGATGAAAGAATTCGGTTATAAATCATCAATGCAGGTTCCTGTATTGAAGAAAATAGTAATCAACCAGGGTCTTGGTATAGCAGTTGCCGATAAGAAAATAATCGAAACAGCGATTAACGAAATCACAACTATCACCGGACAAAAAGCAGTAGCGACATACTCTAAGAAAGACATCTCAAACTTCAAGTTGCGTAAGAAAATGCCTATCGGTGTGATGGTTACACTTCGCCACGACAGAATGTATGAGTTTCTTGAAAGACTTGTACGTGTAGCATTGCCTCGTATCCGCGACTTCAAAGGTATCGAAAGCAAGCTTGATGGAAGAGGAAATTATACATTAGGTATCCAGGAGCAAATCATCTTCCCTGAAATTAATATCGACAATATTAGTCGTATTTTGGGAATGAATATTACCTTTGTAACTTCCGCGAAAACGGATGAAGAAGGGTATGCCCTGCTGAGAGAGTTCGGATTACCATTTAAGAACGCAAAAAAAGAATTGATATAA
- the rplP gene encoding 50S ribosomal protein L16: protein MLQPKKTKFRRQQKGRMKGNAQRGHELAFGSFGIKTLENKWITGRQIEAARIAVTRYMQRQGQVWVRIFPDKPITKKPAEVRMGKGKGSPEGFVAPVTPGRILFEIEGVSYDVAKEALRLAAQKLPVTTKFIVRRDYDLTQNA from the coding sequence ATGTTACAACCGAAGAAAACAAAATTCAGAAGACAGCAAAAAGGTCGTATGAAAGGTAATGCTCAGAGAGGGCATGAACTGGCTTTCGGTTCGTTTGGCATCAAAACCCTGGAAAACAAATGGATTACAGGGCGCCAGATAGAAGCGGCTCGTATTGCAGTAACTCGTTACATGCAGCGTCAAGGACAAGTTTGGGTTAGAATTTTCCCTGACAAACCAATCACTAAGAAACCTGCCGAAGTCCGCATGGGTAAAGGTAAGGGATCTCCTGAAGGGTTCGTTGCACCGGTTACACCTGGTAGAATACTATTCGAAATCGAAGGAGTATCTTATGATGTGGCAAAAGAAGCATTGCGCCTTGCAGCACAAAAGCTTCCTGTGACTACTAAATTTATAGTTCGCAGAGATTATGACTTAACTCAAAACGCTTAA
- the secY gene encoding preprotein translocase subunit SecY codes for MGLVKTLENIWKIEDLRKRLMITFFFVVIYRFGVHIVLPGVDPEALNALQAKTSGGILDILNMFSGGAFANASIFALGIMPYISASIVMQLLGMAVPYFQKLQREGESGRTKMNQYTRYLTVAILLFQGPAYLLGALGAAAPTSWEFLIPSTIILAGGSMFVLWLGERITDKGIGNGVSFIILVGIIARLPHALIGEFSSRLASQGGGLVMFLAEIVFLLLIICGAILLVQGTRRIPVQYAKRVVGNKQYGGARQYIPLKVNAANVMPIIFAQAIMFVPISIAGFSTEKGGFWGSFMDHTSVAYNVVFAFLIIAFTWFYTAVTINPVQMADELKRNNGFIPGIKPGKKTADYIDSIMSRITFPGSLFLAMVAILPAFASYFGVSREFSQFFGGTSLLILVGVVLDTLQQIESHLLMRHYDGLLKSGRIKGRSGSIAAY; via the coding sequence ATGGGATTAGTAAAAACACTGGAAAATATATGGAAGATTGAGGATCTTAGAAAAAGACTCATGATTACCTTCTTTTTCGTGGTGATCTATCGCTTCGGAGTTCATATCGTTCTGCCAGGAGTAGACCCGGAAGCTCTTAATGCCCTTCAGGCTAAGACTTCAGGGGGTATTCTGGACATATTGAACATGTTCTCGGGAGGTGCATTTGCTAATGCATCAATTTTTGCATTGGGTATTATGCCTTATATCTCTGCTTCTATCGTTATGCAGTTGTTGGGTATGGCTGTGCCATATTTCCAAAAGCTACAACGTGAAGGAGAAAGCGGGCGTACCAAAATGAACCAGTACACACGTTATCTGACAGTAGCTATTCTCCTATTCCAGGGGCCGGCTTACCTGTTGGGTGCGTTGGGTGCAGCAGCTCCTACTTCATGGGAATTTCTTATTCCTTCAACCATTATTTTGGCCGGAGGTAGTATGTTTGTTCTTTGGTTAGGAGAGCGCATTACAGATAAAGGTATCGGAAACGGAGTCTCTTTCATCATTTTGGTGGGTATTATAGCCCGTCTGCCACATGCGCTTATCGGTGAATTTTCTTCACGTCTGGCAAGCCAGGGAGGCGGATTGGTAATGTTCCTTGCAGAGATTGTGTTCTTGTTACTTATTATTTGCGGTGCAATTCTGTTGGTACAAGGTACACGCCGTATACCAGTACAATATGCAAAAAGAGTTGTAGGAAACAAACAATATGGAGGTGCACGTCAGTATATACCATTGAAGGTTAATGCTGCTAACGTGATGCCGATCATCTTTGCTCAGGCAATTATGTTTGTGCCTATCTCTATTGCGGGATTCTCTACCGAAAAAGGCGGATTCTGGGGTTCATTTATGGATCATACCAGTGTAGCATACAATGTTGTGTTTGCATTCCTAATCATTGCTTTCACATGGTTCTACACAGCTGTGACTATAAACCCTGTGCAGATGGCTGATGAACTGAAACGTAATAACGGATTTATACCGGGTATCAAGCCTGGGAAGAAAACAGCAGATTATATCGATTCTATTATGTCTCGTATAACATTCCCAGGATCATTGTTCCTGGCTATGGTTGCTATTCTTCCTGCGTTTGCCAGCTACTTTGGTGTGAGTCGTGAATTTTCACAATTCTTTGGAGGAACATCATTGTTAATCCTTGTTGGGGTTGTGTTGGATACATTACAGCAGATCGAAAGTCACTTGTTGATGAGACATTATGACGGTTTATTGAAATCGGGAAGAATCAAAGGTCGTTCTGGTTCAATTGCAGCATATTAA
- the rpsC gene encoding 30S ribosomal protein S3, whose protein sequence is MGQKVNPIANRLGIIRGWDSNWYGGKNYGNTLLEDSKIRKYLNARLAKASVSRIVIERTLKLVTITVCTARPGIIIGKGGQEVDKLKEELKKITDKDIQINIFEIKKPELDAVIVANNVARQVEGKIAYRRAIKMAIASTIRMGAEGIKIQISGRLNGAEMARSEMYKEGRTPLHTFRADIDYAHAEALTKVGLIGIKVWICRGEVYGKKDLAPSFVASKDGGHSNNRGGGDRRNDRGDREQGKGFKRNKRK, encoded by the coding sequence ATGGGACAAAAAGTAAATCCAATAGCAAATCGTTTAGGAATCATCAGAGGATGGGACTCTAACTGGTATGGAGGCAAAAATTACGGCAACACACTGTTGGAAGACAGCAAAATCCGTAAATATCTGAATGCCCGTCTAGCTAAAGCTAGTGTATCGCGTATCGTTATCGAAAGAACACTAAAACTTGTAACTATTACAGTTTGTACAGCACGTCCGGGTATCATTATCGGTAAAGGCGGACAGGAAGTAGACAAACTGAAAGAAGAGTTGAAGAAAATTACAGATAAAGATATTCAAATCAATATTTTCGAAATCAAAAAACCTGAACTGGATGCAGTTATCGTAGCTAACAACGTAGCACGTCAGGTGGAAGGCAAAATCGCTTACCGCCGTGCTATTAAAATGGCTATCGCTTCTACAATCAGAATGGGTGCCGAAGGCATCAAAATACAGATATCAGGCCGTTTGAACGGAGCGGAAATGGCTCGTTCTGAAATGTATAAAGAAGGACGTACTCCACTTCATACATTCCGTGCCGATATCGACTATGCACATGCCGAAGCATTGACAAAAGTTGGTTTGATAGGTATCAAAGTATGGATTTGCCGTGGAGAAGTTTACGGCAAGAAAGACCTTGCACCTTCATTTGTTGCGTCTAAAGATGGTGGCCACTCTAACAACAGAGGTGGCGGTGACCGTCGTAACGATAGAGGCGACAGAGAACAGGGAAAAGGTTTCAAGAGAAATAAGAGAAAGTAA
- the rplF gene encoding 50S ribosomal protein L6 has protein sequence MSRIGKLPINLPAGVNITVGKDNLVTVKGPKGELSQEVNPDIKVSVENGVLSVTRPSDEKAHRSLHGLYRSLINNMIVGVSEGYRKELELVGVGYRASNNGQILELSLGYTHNIFLMLPKEVSLETKSERNKNPLIILESCDKQLIGQVCSKIRSFRKPEPYKGKGIRFVGEVIRRKSGKTAGK, from the coding sequence ATGTCAAGAATAGGAAAATTACCCATAAATCTTCCGGCCGGAGTAAACATTACTGTTGGCAAGGATAATTTAGTTACAGTAAAAGGACCAAAAGGAGAACTATCGCAAGAAGTTAATCCGGATATCAAAGTCTCTGTTGAAAATGGTGTGTTGTCAGTAACACGTCCATCTGATGAAAAAGCTCACCGTTCTTTACATGGATTGTACAGATCGTTGATCAACAACATGATTGTTGGAGTTTCTGAAGGATATCGCAAAGAATTGGAATTAGTAGGGGTTGGTTACCGTGCGTCAAACAACGGTCAGATCTTGGAACTTTCATTAGGTTATACTCACAACATCTTTTTGATGTTGCCGAAAGAAGTAAGCCTTGAAACAAAATCGGAGAGAAACAAGAACCCGCTAATCATTTTAGAATCTTGTGATAAACAACTGATCGGTCAGGTTTGCTCGAAAATTCGCTCATTCCGTAAACCGGAACCTTATAAAGGTAAAGGTATACGCTTTGTAGGTGAAGTTATCCGTCGCAAGTCTGGTAAAACCGCAGGTAAATAA
- the rpsE gene encoding 30S ribosomal protein S5, with amino-acid sequence MAGVNNRVKSTNDIELKDRLVAINRVTKVTKGGRTFSFAAIVVVGNEDGIVGWGLGKAGEVTTAIAKGVEAAKKNLIKVPVLKGTVPHEQVARFGGSEVLIRPAAPGTGVKAGGAMRAVLESVGVTDVLAKSKGSSNPHNLVKATIEALGELRDAYTVAQNRGISMEKVFKG; translated from the coding sequence ATGGCAGGAGTTAACAATAGAGTAAAATCGACCAACGATATCGAATTAAAAGACAGGCTAGTTGCGATCAACCGTGTTACTAAAGTGACAAAAGGGGGACGTACATTCAGTTTCGCTGCTATCGTAGTGGTAGGAAATGAAGATGGTATAGTAGGCTGGGGTCTTGGTAAAGCTGGTGAAGTAACGACAGCTATAGCTAAAGGAGTTGAAGCTGCTAAGAAAAACCTTATCAAAGTTCCGGTACTTAAAGGAACAGTACCTCACGAGCAAGTTGCCCGTTTTGGAGGATCTGAAGTACTTATTCGTCCGGCTGCTCCCGGTACAGGGGTGAAAGCAGGGGGTGCGATGCGTGCCGTGCTAGAGAGTGTAGGTGTAACAGACGTATTGGCAAAATCGAAAGGTTCGTCAAACCCTCACAACCTTGTGAAGGCTACTATCGAAGCTTTAGGCGAGCTGAGAGATGCATACACTGTAGCTCAGAACAGAGGTATTTCTATGGAAAAAGTGTTTAAAGGTTAA
- the rplV gene encoding 50S ribosomal protein L22, with the protein MGARKRITAEKRKEAQKTISFAKLNDVPTSPRKMRLVADMIRGMEAFRALGVLKYSNKEAAARLEKLLRSAIANWEAKNERKAENGELFVSLINVDGGAMLKRMRPAPQGRGYRIRKRSNHVTLHVDTLNKENQN; encoded by the coding sequence ATGGGTGCTAGAAAAAGAATAACAGCTGAAAAAAGAAAGGAAGCTCAAAAAACCATTTCTTTTGCCAAGTTGAACGATGTACCGACTTCACCACGTAAAATGCGCCTTGTGGCTGACATGATTCGTGGAATGGAGGCATTCAGAGCGCTTGGTGTATTGAAATACTCAAATAAAGAAGCTGCTGCCAGATTAGAAAAACTATTGCGTTCAGCTATCGCAAACTGGGAAGCTAAAAATGAACGTAAAGCAGAAAATGGTGAGCTATTTGTATCATTGATAAACGTAGATGGTGGCGCAATGCTGAAAAGAATGCGTCCTGCTCCACAGGGAAGAGGTTACAGAATACGTAAGCGTTCAAACCATGTGACCCTTCACGTAGATACACTAAATAAAGAAAATCAAAATTAA
- the rplR gene encoding 50S ribosomal protein L18, whose protein sequence is MATKTDKRNKIKLRVRGKISGTTERPRLTVFRSNKQIYAQVIDDLTGKTLAAASSLKIADKAPKKEIAAKVGELIAKSAQEAGVTTVVFDRNGYLYHGRIKELADAARNGGLKF, encoded by the coding sequence ATGGCAACAAAGACAGATAAAAGAAATAAAATAAAATTACGCGTACGCGGAAAGATCTCAGGAACTACCGAACGTCCGCGTCTGACAGTGTTCAGAAGCAACAAGCAAATATATGCGCAAGTTATCGACGATCTTACAGGTAAGACTTTGGCAGCAGCTTCGTCTCTTAAAATAGCAGACAAAGCTCCTAAAAAAGAAATAGCTGCGAAAGTTGGCGAACTAATTGCTAAGAGTGCTCAGGAAGCTGGTGTAACAACTGTGGTATTTGACCGTAACGGTTACCTGTACCATGGTAGAATTAAAGAATTGGCAGATGCTGCCCGTAACGGTGGACTTAAATTTTAA
- the rplX gene encoding 50S ribosomal protein L24 yields the protein MSKLHIKKGDIVYVNTGVDKGKTGRVLKVLVEKNRAIVEGLNMVSKSTKPNAKSPQGGIEKKEAAIHISNLNVVDPKSGKPTRIGRKEVNGKLVRYAKKSGEEIK from the coding sequence ATGAGTAAATTACATATCAAAAAAGGCGATATAGTTTATGTGAATACCGGTGTCGACAAAGGTAAAACCGGCCGCGTGCTGAAAGTGTTGGTTGAAAAGAACCGCGCTATCGTTGAAGGCCTGAACATGGTATCCAAATCTACTAAGCCTAACGCTAAAAGCCCTCAGGGGGGAATAGAGAAAAAAGAAGCTGCTATTCATATCTCAAACCTTAACGTAGTAGATCCTAAATCGGGAAAACCTACACGTATTGGTCGTAAAGAAGTGAATGGAAAGCTAGTACGTTACGCTAAAAAATCAGGGGAGGAAATTAAATAA
- the rplN gene encoding 50S ribosomal protein L14 gives MIQQESRLVVTDNSGARECLCIRVLGGTRRRYASVGDVIVVAIKNVIPSSDIKKGAVTKAIIVRTKKEIRRVDGSYIRFDDNACVLLNAAGEIRGSRIFGPVARELRATNMKIVSLAPEVL, from the coding sequence ATGATACAACAAGAATCAAGACTAGTAGTTACTGATAACAGTGGAGCTAGAGAATGCTTATGTATCCGCGTATTAGGCGGTACAAGAAGACGTTATGCGTCTGTAGGGGATGTGATTGTGGTTGCTATCAAGAATGTAATCCCTTCGAGTGATATTAAGAAAGGTGCTGTAACAAAAGCTATCATCGTGCGTACAAAAAAAGAAATCCGCCGTGTAGACGGTTCTTATATCCGTTTCGATGACAATGCTTGTGTATTGCTAAACGCAGCAGGTGAAATCAGAGGAAGCCGTATTTTCGGACCAGTTGCCCGCGAACTCCGCGCAACTAATATGAAAATCGTTTCGTTGGCACCAGAGGTACTATAA
- the rplW gene encoding 50S ribosomal protein L23, producing the protein MGIIIKPILTEKQTAISEKFPNRYGFRVAPDANKVEIKKAIEELYGVTVESVNTIKYDGKRKSRYTKAGVISGKTSAFKKAIITLKQGESIDFFSNI; encoded by the coding sequence ATGGGAATTATAATTAAACCAATATTAACAGAAAAACAAACTGCGATTTCGGAGAAATTCCCGAATCGTTATGGTTTTCGTGTTGCTCCAGATGCAAACAAAGTGGAGATTAAGAAAGCGATAGAAGAACTTTACGGCGTAACGGTTGAGTCAGTGAACACAATCAAATACGACGGAAAACGTAAAAGCCGCTACACTAAAGCAGGTGTAATCAGTGGTAAAACTTCAGCTTTCAAGAAAGCGATAATCACCCTTAAACAAGGTGAGAGTATAGACTTTTTTAGTAATATCTAA
- the rplB gene encoding 50S ribosomal protein L2, with product MAVRKLKPTTPGQRHKIIGTFEEITASVPEKSLVVGKKASGGRNNQGKMTMRYLGGGHKRQLRLIDFKRTKDGIPATVKSIEYDPNRSARIALLYYADGAKTYILAPQGLVVGQTVMSGAEAAPEVGNTLPLAKIPIGTVIHNIELRPGQGAKMVRSAGGFAQLTSREGDYAIIRMPSGETRKILLACKATIGSVGNSDHALEKSGKAGRSRWLGRRPRNRGVVMNPVDHPMGGGEGRASGGHPRSRKGLYSKGLKTRAPKKHSSKYIIERRKK from the coding sequence ATGGCAGTACGTAAATTAAAGCCCACAACACCGGGGCAAAGACACAAAATTATTGGTACATTCGAAGAAATCACTGCAAGTGTACCAGAAAAATCCCTTGTAGTCGGTAAAAAAGCGTCAGGTGGCCGTAACAACCAAGGAAAGATGACAATGCGTTATCTTGGTGGTGGTCACAAAAGACAATTGAGGCTAATCGACTTCAAGAGAACAAAAGACGGAATACCAGCCACTGTAAAATCGATAGAATACGATCCGAACCGTTCGGCTCGTATCGCATTGTTATATTACGCTGACGGAGCAAAAACATATATTCTGGCTCCTCAGGGATTGGTAGTAGGTCAGACAGTGATGTCAGGAGCCGAAGCTGCTCCTGAAGTTGGAAATACATTGCCGCTGGCAAAGATTCCAATTGGTACAGTTATTCATAACATTGAATTACGTCCCGGACAAGGAGCTAAAATGGTTCGTTCGGCAGGTGGATTTGCACAGTTAACTTCTCGCGAAGGAGACTATGCTATCATCAGAATGCCTTCGGGCGAAACACGCAAAATCCTATTGGCTTGTAAAGCTACTATAGGTAGTGTAGGTAATTCAGATCATGCTCTTGAAAAATCAGGTAAAGCCGGACGCTCTCGCTGGCTTGGACGTCGCCCTCGCAACCGTGGTGTTGTAATGAACCCAGTCGATCACCCAATGGGTGGTGGTGAAGGTCGCGCTTCGGGAGGACACCCAAGATCACGTAAAGGATTGTATTCTAAGGGTCTTAAGACTAGAGCTCCTAAGAAACATTCTTCTAAGTACATAATCGAAAGAAGAAAGAAATAA
- the rpmD gene encoding 50S ribosomal protein L30 yields MAKIKVKQVKSRIKCPKDQKLTLDALGLKKLNRVVEHEDTPAIRGMINKVHHLVTIVE; encoded by the coding sequence ATGGCAAAGATTAAAGTTAAACAAGTTAAGAGCAGAATCAAGTGTCCGAAAGACCAAAAATTAACTTTAGACGCTCTTGGGCTGAAAAAGTTGAACCGTGTAGTAGAACATGAAGATACACCTGCTATCAGAGGGATGATCAACAAAGTACACCATTTGGTTACTATTGTAGAGTAA
- the rpsS gene encoding 30S ribosomal protein S19 has protein sequence MSRSLKKGPYINVKLEKKVLAMNESGKKAVVKTWARASMISPDFVGHTIAVHNGNKFIPVYVTENMVGHKLGEFSLTRTFRGHGGNKKK, from the coding sequence ATGAGTCGTTCGTTAAAAAAAGGCCCGTATATTAATGTTAAGCTTGAGAAAAAAGTCTTGGCCATGAATGAGTCAGGTAAAAAAGCTGTAGTTAAGACATGGGCAAGGGCTTCAATGATCTCTCCTGACTTTGTAGGTCACACTATTGCTGTTCACAACGGAAACAAATTCATTCCGGTATATGTGACAGAAAATATGGTAGGACATAAATTAGGAGAATTCTCCCTCACACGTACATTCCGTGGACACGGAGGTAACAAGAAAAAATAA
- the rplO gene encoding 50S ribosomal protein L15, translated as MSLSNLRPAEGSTKTGKRIGRGTGSGLGGTSTRGHKGAKSRSGYSKKIGFEGGQMPIQRRLPKFGFKNINRVEYKAINLDVLQRLAETKNLAKIDIQTLIDAGFISSNQLVKILGNGAITTKVDVEAHAFSKTAEAAIQAIGGTVTKLK; from the coding sequence ATGAGTTTATCAAATTTGAGACCTGCTGAAGGATCAACTAAAACCGGAAAAAGAATCGGACGTGGTACGGGTTCAGGATTAGGTGGCACTTCCACAAGAGGTCATAAAGGAGCTAAGTCCAGATCAGGTTATTCTAAGAAGATCGGATTTGAAGGAGGGCAGATGCCTATCCAACGCCGTTTGCCTAAATTCGGATTTAAAAACATAAACCGAGTAGAATACAAAGCTATCAATCTGGATGTATTGCAACGTTTGGCAGAAACTAAGAACCTTGCTAAAATCGATATTCAGACATTGATCGATGCAGGCTTTATTTCTTCCAATCAATTAGTGAAAATATTAGGAAACGGAGCCATCACTACAAAGGTAGATGTTGAAGCTCACGCTTTCTCAAAAACAGCAGAAGCTGCAATTCAAGCAATAGGTGGAACAGTAACTAAACTGAAGTAA
- the rplC gene encoding 50S ribosomal protein L3: protein MPGLLGKKIGMTSVFSAEGKNIPCTVIEVGPCVVTQVKETEKDGYEAVQIGFVEKKDKHTAKPQAGHFKKAGVAPQRHLAEFKYEEKYKLGDVITVDGMFSLDDPFVDVIGVSKGKGFQGVVKRHNFGGVGQATLGQHNRLRAPGSIGACSYPAKVFKGTRMGGQMGNKQVTVQNLVIIKIIPEHNLLLVKGSIPGSKGSIVRIER from the coding sequence ATGCCAGGATTATTAGGAAAAAAAATCGGAATGACATCCGTTTTCAGTGCCGAGGGAAAAAATATTCCATGCACTGTTATCGAAGTGGGTCCTTGTGTTGTTACTCAGGTTAAAGAGACCGAGAAAGATGGCTATGAGGCTGTGCAGATAGGCTTTGTCGAAAAGAAAGACAAACATACAGCTAAGCCGCAAGCAGGTCACTTTAAAAAAGCTGGAGTAGCTCCTCAAAGACACTTGGCCGAGTTCAAGTACGAAGAGAAGTACAAATTGGGAGACGTTATAACTGTGGACGGGATGTTCTCATTAGACGATCCTTTTGTGGATGTAATTGGAGTATCGAAAGGTAAAGGATTCCAAGGGGTTGTTAAACGCCACAATTTCGGTGGGGTCGGACAGGCTACTTTGGGACAACATAACCGTCTTCGCGCTCCGGGTTCTATCGGTGCATGTTCGTATCCTGCGAAAGTATTCAAAGGAACTCGCATGGGAGGACAGATGGGTAACAAGCAAGTTACAGTACAAAACCTCGTGATTATAAAGATAATCCCAGAACACAATCTTTTATTAGTAAAAGGTTCGATTCCGGGAAGTAAAGGTTCAATCGTTAGAATAGAAAGATAA
- the rpsQ gene encoding 30S ribosomal protein S17 — METRNLRKERFGVVFSNKMDKTITVAVKWKEKHPIYGKFVNKTKKYHAHDEKNECNIGDTVRIMETRPLSKTKRWRLIEIIERAK, encoded by the coding sequence ATGGAAACGAGAAATTTAAGAAAAGAAAGATTCGGGGTCGTTTTCAGCAACAAGATGGACAAAACCATCACAGTAGCTGTAAAATGGAAAGAAAAACACCCTATTTATGGAAAATTCGTTAACAAAACGAAGAAATATCATGCTCACGACGAAAAGAACGAGTGTAACATCGGCGACACAGTGCGCATCATGGAAACTCGTCCGTTGAGTAAAACTAAAAGATGGAGATTAATCGAAATAATCGAAAGGGCTAAATAA
- the rplD gene encoding 50S ribosomal protein L4, whose protein sequence is MELSILDKNGKDTGKKIALNDAIYGIEPNEHVLWLDVKQYLANQRQGTHKSKERSEMSGSTRKLIRQKGGGGARRGDINSPILVGGARVFGPKPRDYSFKLNKKVKQLARKSALATKAKENQIVVVEDFSFDAPKTKDFVALTKNLQVADKKILLVLPDQNKNVYLSARNLERVKVVKASDLNTYSILNCSSLVLAESSVAVIDNLLKA, encoded by the coding sequence ATGGAACTGAGTATATTAGATAAAAACGGTAAAGATACCGGCAAAAAAATAGCGTTGAACGATGCTATTTATGGCATTGAACCTAACGAACACGTTCTTTGGTTAGATGTGAAACAATACCTGGCAAACCAACGTCAGGGTACTCACAAGTCTAAAGAAAGAAGTGAAATGTCGGGAAGTACGCGCAAATTGATCCGCCAGAAAGGTGGAGGTGGTGCACGTCGCGGTGATATCAACTCTCCGATATTGGTTGGTGGTGCTCGTGTATTCGGCCCAAAGCCAAGAGATTACAGCTTCAAATTAAATAAGAAAGTAAAACAACTTGCACGTAAATCTGCTCTTGCTACCAAAGCAAAAGAAAACCAGATCGTAGTAGTTGAAGACTTCTCTTTCGATGCTCCTAAGACTAAGGATTTCGTAGCATTGACTAAAAATTTGCAAGTGGCTGATAAAAAGATACTTCTAGTTTTGCCAGACCAAAATAAAAACGTATATTTGTCGGCTCGTAATTTGGAAAGAGTAAAAGTTGTAAAAGCTTCTGATTTAAATACTTACTCAATACTTAACTGTTCAAGTCTGGTATTGGCTGAGTCATCGGTTGCTGTTATAGATAACCTTTTAAAAGCATAA
- the rpsN gene encoding 30S ribosomal protein S14 encodes MAKESMKAREVKRAKMVAKYAAKRAQLKAEGDYEALQALPKNASPVRLHNRCSLTGRPKGFIRQFGISRIQFREMASKGLIPGVKKASW; translated from the coding sequence ATGGCAAAAGAATCAATGAAAGCTCGTGAGGTGAAAAGAGCTAAGATGGTTGCTAAATATGCAGCTAAGAGAGCGCAACTCAAAGCCGAAGGCGATTACGAAGCGCTGCAAGCTCTACCTAAGAATGCTTCACCAGTACGCCTGCACAACCGTTGCAGCCTCACTGGTCGTCCGAAAGGCTTTATCCGCCAGTTCGGAATTTCCCGTATCCAATTCAGGGAAATGGCTTCTAAAGGTTTGATACCGGGAGTGAAAAAAGCAAGTTGGTAA